A region from the Benincasa hispida cultivar B227 chromosome 12, ASM972705v1, whole genome shotgun sequence genome encodes:
- the LOC120068152 gene encoding LOW QUALITY PROTEIN: acidic endochitinase-like (The sequence of the model RefSeq protein was modified relative to this genomic sequence to represent the inferred CDS: substituted 1 base at 1 genomic stop codon), whose translation MAAHKITTILSIIFLLSSIFXSSDAIGIAIYWGQYGNEGSLASTCATRIYEFVNIAFLSSFGNGQTPILNHAGHCNPNNNGCTFLSDKINSCKSQGTKVLLSIGGGAGSYSLSSADDGREVTNFLWNNFLGGQSSSRPLGNAVLDGIDFDIESGSGQFWDILAQELKNFGQVLLSAAPQCPIPNAHLDAAIKTGLFDFVWVQFYNNPPCMFADNADNLLNSWKQWTTFPVSRLFMGLPAAPEAAPSGGFIPADVLISHVLPTIKTSSNYGGVMLWSKAFDNGYSDAIKGSIN comes from the coding sequence ATGGCTGCCCACAAAATAACTACAATCCTTTCCATCATCTTTCTCCTCTCTTCCATATTCTGATCTTCCGATGCTATCGGAATTGCCATCTACTGGGGCCAATACGGCAACGAAGGCTCTCTTGCCTCTACTTGCGCCACTAGAATCTACGAGTTTGTCAACATAGCATTTCTCTCGTCCTTTGGCAACGGTCAAACTCCGATCCTCAACCATGCTGGTCATTGCAACCCTAATAACAACGGTTGCACCTTTTTGAGCGACAAAATAAATTCTTGCAAAAGTCAAGGCACCAAAGTCCTCCTCTCTATCGGCGGCGGTGCAGGGAGCTATTCGCTCTCCTCGGCCGACGACGGGAGAGAAGTCACGAACTTCCTTTGGAACAACTTTCTCGGTGGGCAGTCGAGTTCGAGGCCACTAGGCAATGCCGTTTTGGACGGCATTGATTTCGATATCGAATCCGGCTCTGGTCAGTTCTGGGACATATTAGCTCAGGAGCTAAAGAACTTCGGTCAAGTCCTTCTCTCCGCGGCGCCGCAGTGTCCGATCCCCAACGCACACCTAGACGCAGCCATTAAAACTGGTTTGTTTGATTTTGTTTGGGTTCAATTCTACAACAACCCACCATGCATGTTTGCAGATAACGCGGACAATCTCCTCAATTCTTGGAAACAATGGACGACGTTTCCTGTTTCGAGGCTTTTCATGGGGTTGCCGGCCGCGCCTGAGGCCGCCCCAAGCGGCGGCTTTATTCCGGCGGATGTGCTTATTTCTCATGTTCTTCCGACCATAAAAACTTCTTCCAACTATGGAGGAGTGATGTTATGGAGCAAGGCGTTTGATAATGGCTACAGCGATGCCATTAAAGGCAGCAtcaattaa